A window of Streptosporangiales bacterium contains these coding sequences:
- a CDS encoding type III polyketide synthase produces MRVGEIGPVRIASVFGVLPPHRYEQRQVTDALVGMGLDRTPGRSALLDRLHDSAHVRTRHLTLPLERYGTLSGFGEANDAFIDAAIDYGTAAVKGALAEAGLSPTDVDLVISTSVTGLAVPSIDARIAGGLGLRQDVKRVPVFGLGCVAGAAGIARMYDYLRAWPDQVAVLLSVELCSLTLQRDDFSTANLVASALFGDGVAAVVACGDDHPLATGPEVVATRSRLYPDTERVMGWDVKDSGFQIVLGADVPDVVRRHLTGDVTSFLADHGLVPADVTAWVCHPGGPKVLDAVQDTLRLPDGALELTWRSLADVGNLSSASVLHVLRDTLRLRPPPAGTPGMLLAMGPGFCAELVLLRW; encoded by the coding sequence ATGCGGGTGGGGGAGATTGGACCGGTGCGGATCGCAAGCGTGTTCGGGGTGCTGCCGCCCCATCGGTACGAGCAGCGGCAGGTCACCGACGCGCTCGTCGGCATGGGCCTCGACCGGACGCCCGGCAGGTCCGCGCTGCTCGACCGGTTGCACGACAGCGCGCACGTACGCACCCGGCACCTCACTCTGCCGCTCGAGCGCTACGGCACGCTCTCCGGCTTCGGCGAGGCCAACGACGCGTTCATCGACGCCGCGATCGACTACGGTACGGCGGCGGTCAAGGGCGCGCTCGCGGAGGCGGGGCTGTCGCCGACCGACGTCGACCTCGTGATCTCGACATCGGTCACCGGCCTCGCCGTCCCGTCCATCGACGCGCGCATCGCCGGCGGGCTGGGCCTGCGGCAGGACGTGAAGCGCGTGCCTGTCTTCGGGCTCGGCTGCGTCGCCGGGGCCGCCGGCATCGCCCGGATGTACGACTACCTGCGGGCGTGGCCCGACCAGGTCGCCGTGCTCCTGTCGGTCGAGCTGTGCTCGCTCACGCTCCAGCGCGACGACTTCTCGACCGCGAACCTCGTGGCCAGCGCCCTGTTCGGCGACGGCGTCGCGGCGGTCGTGGCCTGCGGCGACGACCACCCGCTCGCGACCGGGCCCGAGGTCGTGGCCACCCGCAGCAGGCTCTACCCGGACACCGAGCGCGTGATGGGCTGGGACGTGAAGGACTCCGGCTTCCAGATCGTGCTCGGCGCCGACGTGCCCGACGTCGTCCGGCGGCATCTCACCGGCGACGTGACGTCGTTCCTCGCCGACCACGGTCTCGTACCCGCGGACGTCACCGCCTGGGTGTGCCACCCCGGCGGCCCGAAGGTGCTCGACGCCGTGCAGGACACGTTGCGGCTGCCGGACGGCGCCCTGGAGCTGACCTGGCGCTCGCTCGCGGACGTCGGCAACCTCTCGTCCGCCTCGGTGCTGCACGTGCTGCGCGACACCCTGCGGCTGCGTCCGCCACCCGCGGGCACGCCTGGCATGCTGCTCGCGATGGGACCGGGATTCTGCGCCGAGCTCGTGCTGCTGCGGTGGTAG
- a CDS encoding monooxygenase encodes MIDLLVAGGGPAGLATAVNAALAGLDVVVAEPRSVPIDKACGEGLMPNAVRRLSALGVHVDGHPFRGIRYVDAHRQVGTDFRAGHGLGVRRTVLHAALAARAADLGIPVRPVRVDGVRQDAAGVDAGGVTARYLVAADGLHSPIRRTLGLATVAGGPVRYGLRRHFRVAPWSEHVEVHWSERSEAYVTPLGPELVGVALLTAERGPFSQQLQRFPALAARLSSREDDGRVLGAGPLRQDVRARVSGRVLLVGDAAGYVDALTGEGIAVALGAAAELVRCVRTGRVQAYERAWRRVSRRYRLLTRGLVWARDRPALAPRIVPAAARLPKVFGAVVDLLA; translated from the coding sequence ATGATCGACCTGCTCGTGGCGGGTGGCGGACCGGCGGGTCTGGCGACGGCCGTCAACGCGGCGCTCGCGGGGCTAGACGTCGTCGTCGCGGAGCCACGGTCGGTGCCGATCGACAAGGCGTGTGGCGAGGGGCTGATGCCGAACGCCGTGCGCCGGCTGTCGGCGCTCGGCGTGCACGTCGACGGTCACCCGTTCCGCGGCATCAGGTACGTCGACGCCCACCGGCAGGTCGGCACCGACTTCCGCGCCGGCCACGGCCTCGGCGTGCGCAGGACCGTCCTGCATGCCGCGCTCGCGGCGCGTGCGGCGGACCTCGGCATCCCCGTGCGTCCGGTGCGCGTCGACGGCGTGCGCCAGGACGCGGCCGGGGTCGATGCGGGTGGCGTCACGGCGCGGTACCTCGTCGCGGCCGACGGGCTGCACTCGCCGATCCGCCGTACCCTCGGCCTGGCGACGGTCGCGGGTGGTCCGGTGCGGTACGGCCTGCGGCGGCACTTCCGGGTCGCGCCCTGGTCGGAGCACGTCGAGGTGCACTGGTCCGAGAGATCGGAGGCGTACGTCACGCCGCTGGGTCCCGAGCTGGTCGGCGTCGCGCTGCTCACCGCCGAACGCGGGCCGTTCTCCCAGCAGCTGCAACGGTTCCCGGCTCTCGCGGCGCGACTGTCGTCGCGGGAGGACGACGGGCGCGTGCTCGGCGCCGGCCCGTTGCGTCAGGACGTACGCGCGCGGGTATCCGGACGCGTGCTGCTCGTCGGCGACGCCGCCGGCTATGTCGACGCGCTGACCGGCGAGGGCATCGCGGTCGCTCTCGGCGCGGCCGCCGAGCTCGTGCGCTGCGTGCGGACCGGACGGGTCCAGGCGTACGAACGCGCGTGGCGCCGGGTGAGCCGGCGCTACCGGCTGCTGACGCGGGGCCTGGTCTGGGCGCGCGACCGCCCGGCCCTGGCGCCCCGCATCGTCCCGGCAGCCGCCCGCCTGCCGAAGGTGTTCGGCGCGGTGGTCGATCTGCTCGCCTGA
- a CDS encoding serine hydrolase, with translation MSDESIPVTVDAELDALFGRYTVADQAKGLAYGWTTESGLAHASGFGVVSEDGLVPDADTVFPIASMSKSFVACAALIARDRGLLSLDDPVTKYFPEFSASGTEEDPCDPPTLGMLLSMSGGLTEDNSWVDPFIDASVDLVLEQVSRGLRYSHVPGAVYEYSNLGFTLAGLAVGRVVGRPIEDFVRDEVFRPLGLTSTFFDNAAPGDLARATGYSLDADRGWVPYPHTASAAFAAAGGIMSTVRDLATWVTWLGSAFRPPTGSLEVGVLSRASRREMQRMHIVDAPALAVAADGGLHPAIRGYGLGLQVSLDLHKGTYVAHGGGLPGFRLFMLWHPDSGNGMVVLTNSHRGEPSALCVQALGRVLSRENAPAQTVVLWPETVELREATERLVREWDDDLAARIFAENVDFDRPLTERRAELADLVARVGPLAAPRPASDIVSATTPADVTWSIPGEHGELICMIHLTPVDPAKVQEFVVRVVPAGTPRSAAPTDISSRRRSLGEAYLGPLPNTRVVLPT, from the coding sequence ATGTCGGACGAGAGCATCCCGGTCACCGTCGACGCCGAGCTGGACGCGCTGTTCGGCCGGTACACCGTCGCCGACCAGGCGAAGGGGTTGGCGTACGGCTGGACGACCGAATCCGGGCTGGCGCATGCGTCCGGGTTCGGCGTCGTGAGCGAGGACGGGCTGGTTCCCGACGCGGACACCGTGTTCCCGATCGCCTCCATGTCGAAGAGTTTCGTCGCGTGTGCCGCCCTGATCGCGCGGGACCGCGGGCTGTTGTCGCTGGACGACCCGGTCACGAAGTACTTCCCCGAGTTCTCGGCGTCGGGCACGGAGGAGGACCCGTGTGACCCGCCGACGCTCGGGATGCTTCTCAGCATGTCCGGCGGGCTGACCGAGGACAACTCGTGGGTCGACCCGTTTATCGACGCGAGCGTCGACCTGGTCCTCGAGCAGGTGAGCAGAGGGCTCCGCTACAGCCATGTCCCCGGCGCCGTCTACGAGTACTCCAACCTCGGCTTCACCCTCGCCGGACTCGCGGTCGGCCGGGTCGTGGGTCGTCCGATCGAGGACTTCGTCCGCGACGAGGTCTTCCGTCCGCTCGGCCTGACGTCGACGTTCTTCGACAACGCCGCTCCCGGCGACCTCGCACGCGCGACCGGGTACTCCCTGGACGCGGACCGCGGTTGGGTGCCGTACCCGCACACCGCCTCGGCGGCGTTCGCGGCGGCGGGCGGCATCATGAGCACGGTGCGTGACCTGGCGACCTGGGTCACCTGGCTGGGGTCGGCGTTCCGCCCGCCGACGGGATCGCTCGAGGTCGGCGTGCTCTCGCGGGCCTCCCGCCGCGAGATGCAGCGCATGCACATCGTGGACGCGCCGGCGCTCGCGGTGGCCGCCGACGGCGGACTGCATCCGGCGATCCGCGGGTACGGGCTGGGCCTGCAGGTGTCGCTCGACCTGCACAAGGGGACCTACGTGGCACACGGGGGCGGGCTGCCCGGGTTCCGGCTGTTCATGCTCTGGCACCCGGACTCCGGGAACGGCATGGTCGTCCTCACCAACAGCCACCGTGGCGAACCGTCGGCGCTGTGTGTGCAGGCGCTGGGCCGCGTGCTGTCGCGCGAGAACGCCCCGGCGCAGACGGTCGTCCTCTGGCCGGAGACGGTGGAGCTGCGCGAGGCGACCGAGCGGCTCGTCCGGGAGTGGGACGACGACCTGGCCGCCCGGATCTTCGCCGAGAACGTCGACTTCGACCGCCCACTGACGGAGCGTCGGGCCGAGCTCGCCGACCTCGTCGCACGGGTCGGGCCGCTGGCCGCCCCGCGTCCGGCGAGCGACATCGTCTCGGCGACGACACCGGCCGACGTCACCTGGTCCATCCCGGGCGAGCACGGTGAGCTCATCTGCATGATCCACCTGACGCCGGTGGACCCGGCCAAGGTGCAGGAGTTCGTCGTACGGGTCGTCCCCGCCGGCACACCGCGCAGCGCCGCCCCGACCGACATCTCGTCCCGCCGCCGGTCCCTGGGCGAGGCCTACCTCGGCCCGCTGCCGAACACCCGGGTCGTCCTGCCGACGTGA